The following are encoded in a window of Brachyhypopomus gauderio isolate BG-103 chromosome 18, BGAUD_0.2, whole genome shotgun sequence genomic DNA:
- the LOC143482321 gene encoding uncharacterized protein LOC143482321 isoform X3, which produces MLLELPRAVIGQMLQDEALLTKALDRALTALHTDSTLPSQPEEADSVSSDSLGDKLFDLIDLYNTGHTQKITGMLLEQKKEAVLHLLSDPALLEEKIKMALKTLQERHQEEPDMSDSSDKEELEAMGERLFVLIQDMEPSHCADITGMLLEMDFATLQQILSDRTMLEVAVHRAKNALDGALTQAQLETP; this is translated from the exons ATGCTGCTGGAGTTACCGagagctgtgattggtcagatgctTCAGGATGAAGCTCTCCTAACTAAAGCACTGGACAGGGCTCTGACAGCCCTGCATActgacag TACATTGCCATCACAACCTGAAGAAGCAGACTCAGTGTCCTCGGACTCTCTGGGTGATAAACTCTTTGACCTCATCGACCTCTACAACACTGGGCACACTCAGAAAATAACAG GTATGCTATTGGAGCAGAAAAAGGAGGCGGTGCTACATCTGCTTTCAGACCCCGCCTTGCTGGAGGAGAAGATCAAAATGGCCCTGAAAACTTTACAGGA GCGGCACCAGGAGGAGCCGGACATGAGTGACAGCTCTGACAAAGAGGAATTGGAGGCTATGGGGGAGAGGCTGTTTGTCCTCATACAAGACATGGAGCCATCCCACTGCGCTGACATCACAG ggatGCTGTTAGAAATGGACTTTGCAACTTTACAGCAGATTCTGTCTGATCGGACCATGCTGGAGGTCGCAGTGCATCGGGCAAAGAATGCTctg
- the LOC143482321 gene encoding uncharacterized protein LOC143482321 isoform X2 — translation MGCELKTHTHTLVMDTEEDLESLGEKLYDLIYLKHSDMAAKLTGMLLELPRAVIGQMLQDEALLTKALDRALTALHTDSTLPSQPEEADSVSSDSLGDKLFDLIDLYNTGHTQKITGMLLEQKKEAVLHLLSDPALLEEKIKMALKTLQERHQEEPDMSDSSDKEELEAMGERLFVLIQDMEPSHCADITGELFRDAVRNGLCNFTADSV, via the exons GAAGAGGACCTGGAGTCGCTTGGCGAGAAACTGTATGATCTGATTTATCTTAAACACTCCGACATGGCTGCAAAATTAACAG GTATGCTGCTGGAGTTACCGagagctgtgattggtcagatgctTCAGGATGAAGCTCTCCTAACTAAAGCACTGGACAGGGCTCTGACAGCCCTGCATActgacag TACATTGCCATCACAACCTGAAGAAGCAGACTCAGTGTCCTCGGACTCTCTGGGTGATAAACTCTTTGACCTCATCGACCTCTACAACACTGGGCACACTCAGAAAATAACAG GTATGCTATTGGAGCAGAAAAAGGAGGCGGTGCTACATCTGCTTTCAGACCCCGCCTTGCTGGAGGAGAAGATCAAAATGGCCCTGAAAACTTTACAGGA GCGGCACCAGGAGGAGCCGGACATGAGTGACAGCTCTGACAAAGAGGAATTGGAGGCTATGGGGGAGAGGCTGTTTGTCCTCATACAAGACATGGAGCCATCCCACTGCGCTGACATCACAGGTGAGCTCTTCAG ggatGCTGTTAGAAATGGACTTTGCAACTTTACAGCAGATTCTGTCTGA